A single genomic interval of Arachis duranensis cultivar V14167 chromosome 7, aradu.V14167.gnm2.J7QH, whole genome shotgun sequence harbors:
- the LOC107459105 gene encoding sugar transport protein 5 yields the protein MAAGGFAIDASANGFDGRITFSVVITCIVAASGGLIFGYDIGISEGVTTMRPFLEKFFPAILRKAASAETNVYCVYDSQVLTLFTSSLYLAGLLSSLLASRVTTALGRRNTMILGGCIFFAGGVINGSAENIVMLILGRILLGFGVGFTNQATPVYLSEIAPPKWRGAFNTGFQFFIGVGVVAANLINYFTANHSWGWRLSLGLAAVPAAFMTIGAFLIPDTPSSLVERGKIDHARQALQKVRGHTTNVGPELEELIRFSKTDMMDQERFVTIFERQYRPQLVMAFAVPLSQQLTGINIVAFYAPNLFQSVGFGNRSALLSAVILGLVNLGSILVSASIVDRFGRRFLFIAGGIQMLLCMTAVAVVLALVSGVEGTESISKGNTILILVLLCFYAAGFGWSWGPLCWLIPSEIFPLKIRSPGQSIAVAVQLLTVFVLSQTFLRMLCHFKFGTFLFYAAWIALITIFIILFMPETKGIPLDSMYIIWGKHWYWRRFVVEPQVDQ from the exons ATGGCTGCAGGGGGATTTGCCATTGATGCTTCGGCTAACGGATTCGACGGTAGGATCACATTCTCCGTTGTCATCACTTGTATTGTTGCTGCATCCGGTGGACTCATTTTTGGATATGACATTGGGATTTCgg AAGGTGTAACAACTATGAGGCCGTTTCTTGAAAAATTCTTTCCAGCAATACTTAGAAAAGCTGCTAGTGCGGAAACAAACGTATACTGCGTGTATGATAGTCAAGTATTGACATTGTTCACGTCCTCCCTCTACCTGGCGGGGCTGCTGTCGTCTCTTCTAGCTAGCCGAGTCACCACGGCATTGGGCCGGAGAAACACCATGATCTTGGGTGGTTGTATCTTCTTCGCCGGGGGGGTCATTAATGGTAGCGCTGAAAATATCGTCATGCTCATATTGGGTCGCATCTTGTTAGGCTTTGGAGTTGGTTTTACTAATCAA GCCACTCCAGTGTACCTGTCTGAAATTGCACCACCTAAATGGCGAGGTGCCTTCAACACAGGCTTCCAATTCTTCATCGGAGTCGGCGTGGTGGCCGCGAACCTTATAAACTACTTCACAGCAAACCACTCGTGGGGCTGGCGACTCTCCCTCGGCCTCGCCGCCGTCCCAGCCGCCTTCATGACTATCGGAGCATTCCTCATCCCCGACACCCCGAGCAGCTTAGTAGAGCGTGGCAAAATAGACCACGCACGACAAGCGTTACAGAAAGTAAGAGGCCACACAACAAATGTGGGACCCGAACTAGAAGAACTGATTCGGTTTTCGAAAACCGACATGATGGATCAAGAGAGATTCGTAACCATATTTGAGAGGCAGTATCGGCCTCAGTTGGTTATGGCTTTTGCTGTGCCATTGTCTCAGCAACTTACTGGGATCAATATCGTTGCATTCTACGCGCCTAATTTGTTTCAGTCTGTGGGATTTGGTAACCGCTCCGCTTTGCTTTCAGCTGTTATATTGGGACTCGTCAACCTTGGTTCCATACTGGTGTCTGCTTCCATTGTTGATCGATTTGGTCGAAGATTCTTGTTCATTGCTGGTGGTATTCAAATGCTTCTCTGCATG ACTGCAGTGGCTGTGGTGTTAGCACTAGTGAGTGGCGTTGAAGGCACAGAAAGCATTTCGAAGGGGAACACTATACTCATATTGGTGCTGCTCTGCTTCTACGCCGCAGGATTCGGTTGGTCATGGGGCCCCCTCTGCTGGCTGATTCCTAGTGAGATCTTCCCCTTAAAGATCAGGTCTCCTGGCCAAAGCATTGCCGTTGCAGTTCAGTTATTAACGGTCTTTGTTTTGTCCCAAACGTTCTTGAGAATGCTTTGTCACTTTAAGTTTGGGACGTTCCTGTTCTATGCGGCTTGGATTGCACTGATTACTATCTTCATTATTCTGTTCATGCCTGAGACCAAGGGGATTCCGTTGGATTCCATGTATATCATATGGGGAAAACATTGGTATTGGCGTCGGTTCGTTGTTGAACCACAAGTTGATCAATAA